The region GAGGATGCAAACGTGCGGAGGGCGGCGGCGGCTAGGACACCGGTCATCGTTCGATCGCCGGGATCCGAATCGTCAAAAGCATTCCGTCGAATTGCAGCCACGCTGGCAGGAGTCCCTGTTGAGGAGAAGCCCGATGCGGTTCAGGAAGGGTTTATCGAGCGACTCGCCCGCGCACTATTCAGGAGAGAACCATGATGTTGGATATCAATGCAGTCATGATAGTCTTACTCTCGATAATCATCATCTGCCTGCTGTTCATCATGTACGTGATGTACGTGCGCATTCAGCAGCTCCTCACGGAGGTCGACGCACTGACAGGCAGAATGGAGATCACCGGCAGCGAACTGGAACAACTGACGCGGAGTGTCGAAGAGTATAAGAAAATGCGAGGATAGGTTCTCCTATCCCCGCTCCCACGAAGCGAAGATATATCAGTGATTCGAGCACATACTATGAGGGAGGGGCCATAGGGTAGCCTGGGCATCCTAGGAGACTGGGGGTCTTCTGACCTGCGTTCAAATCGCAGTGGCCCCATCGTATCTTTTTTCTGTCCGCCGGACGTAAGTATCAGCAGCATGAGATTTCAACAGGGCTGCACGGACTGCCTGATCTCCCGTGTCGAGTACGAGAGCCGGCTCTGTACCGACGATCCGGCGCTTATCCGAAAGACCGTCGAGGCGTGCCGAGATCTCCTCCGGCGCTCTTGCGCGGACCCGGTGCCCGCACCCGTCATCGCAAGCCGCGTGCACCGCCTCGCCTATCGGATGGCCGGCGACGCCGACCCGTACCGGGCCTTGAAGCAAGCCAACAACGAGGATGCGACGGCGGTCTCTCTGGCGGTGCGCGGGGATCTCTCGACGTTCCGCGACCTTGCGCTTGCGTCGATCATCGGCAACACGCTCGATTACGGGTCGCAGGCCCACACCGTCACCGATAACTTCGTCGAATTCTTCCGCCGGGAGTTTGCGGCGGGGTTGACCGTCGACGACACCGAAGCGATGGAACCGCTCACCTCCCGCGTGGTCTACCTCGCCGACAACTGCGGGGAGATCGTCTTTGACGCCCTTCTCGCCGACTACCTCAAGAAGAACGGGTCGCACGTCACGTTTGTCGTCCGGGGCGCGCCGATCCTGAACGATGCTACGCTTGCGGATGCGATGGCGCTCGGTCTCGACCGCCGGGTGGACACGCTCACCACCACCACGGACGGCATCGCCGAACTCGGCCTCAACCTGGAACTTATCCCGCCCGTCCTCGCCGACGCCCTCGACCGTGCGACGCTCATTATCTCCAAGGGCATGGCCAACTACGAGTCGCTCTCCGATGAGCGCGACCTCCCGCCGGTGGCCTACATGATGTCGGTCAAGTGCGGCCCGATCGGCGCCGATATCGGCATCCCGGTCGGCTCCCGGGTCGCCCTCCTCCACGAGTGAACCGTCCCGGACCCCGGGGGCAGGTGCGGTTGGGACGGCGCGGGCGGCGGGACCGCCACCGCGCCGTGCCGGGCAACCGCGTATACATATAAAAATTGCGGTTGGAATTACACCGGATTTGAAGGAATATTCGTCTCAAAGGGGCCCCCTCAAGACCCTGATTATTATTATAGACAAAATATATGCGCAGATATTTATCAGAAAATATTATATAATGCGTATTATAGACACTGGATCGGGGTAAGACCACACCCAGCGATCATCAGTCACTCAATTCCAGTCAGCAATCGTCACAACCTACCACCAACTACCACGCCTACCTGAATTACACGAGTTCGATTGGGGGCGCAGCCCGGCAAACGCAAGCGCTTCCCTGCACCAGCGTTCAGCGACCAAAGCGACGAGATTACAACCGGATCACGACTTCTCCGGGTGTGGCCCCCCCACCTCATTCCGTGAGGCATAGACCCCACCTCAATTTTTTCGCCGGGTTTGTGGATACCCTACGGGAGTGATGTTCACCGTAGGATAATCAAGACAGAGAATCACAGCAGAAATTATCAAAATTCTGCCACCAGAAATAGACAAAAGGCACGTTTTTCGAGATTTAGAACCAAGAGAGGGGCAAGGCCCAGTGGGAGGAGAAGGTTTGCGACCCACACATAGTTCAAAATGCTAGGATCCTCTAGATTTTTCGGATAAGGTCATCCAAATACGTCACTGCCAGGAGGGGGCACCATCTCTCGACCCCCCTCAAAATACGATGCCCAGAGGGAGGCCTAGTTCACGTTCTGACGCCCATTATGACTCAATCCCCTGCCAACCAGGAGGCCACCCAAAACGCCTCTGCCGGGAGAGGGACGCCCCCTCCCGGCCCCTTCCCCGCGATACCCAGTGGGAAGCCGCGTTCACTATTTGGCATCTATTACAACTCAAATCTTCGTTAGCTTATGTGAGGATTCTCCGAACCGTGTGGATCTCCGATCACCAGCACATAGGGGATGTGCTCATGTGTAAGGGCGCTTCGAGTTATAGGGTCTTCAATCGCCAGGTGGTTCACAGTATATCGGCGATTTATTGGAGGGGCGTCCAGAATGTTCACGTCCCCAGACGCTAATTTTAGTCGGGTATCGCCATAACTGCCCCCGCCCCCAGGGGCGGGGGAGGAGGCCGGAGGCCGGGAGGGGTGGGGGTTACGGGTATCCACACTACTGCAGGGCGATGCTGGGAAAAGCGGACTCATTTCGTCTTCGCTCTCCATCCCCAACCAACACCCAGATCACCACCTTTTGGCTTGTAACCGACACGCCCCCATAAACATTCTTGGACAACCTAGCATCCCGTTTGTAGCCCTTGACCCGAAAGATCTTTTAATCTTTAGTGGAATATCCCCTTACAAGTCTTTACAACAGAAATAGGGCTACCCAAAAGGTATCAATATGAGCGAAAGACAGAATATTCAAACTCGATTAGACTCCATCAGTCAGCGTAGTTCATCGAGCGAATCTAAAGACCGATCTAAACACTATGACAATGAGCGCCAAGATAAAGATGGGAGCACAATACCTCGTCCATTCGTTAAATGGGCCGGTGGAAAGAGATGTCTCTTAAATGATTTAATCGCGAACCTTCCAGAAACCTTTGAGGAATATTATGAGCCTTTCGTCGGAGGTGGAGCGCTTTTTTTTGCATTACATAATAGAATTAAGAAAGCCTACTTATCCGATATTAATCTTGATCTGATGCTGGTGTATAGCGCAATAAAAAAAGATCCCTATCAGCTCCTTGAAGCGCTCAAAATTCACGCAAATAGTCACTCCAAGGATTACTACTATTCGATCCGCTCTGAACACGAGTTAAAGGACCCAATTGATATTGCAGCAAGGTTCCTTTACTTAAATAGGACGTGTTATAACGGGTTATACAGGGTGAATAAAGCAGGTCAGTTCAACGTTCCAATAGGGGATTATAAAAACCCAAATATTGTCCAGGAAGCTAACATTTTGGCGTGTCACGAAGCGCTGAAAAAAGCGGAGATAAAGTACAACGAATTTGATCATATTTACCCCAAGAAAAATGATTTCGTATATTTCGATCCGCCGTATCATCCGACAGATGATGCCTCATTTACAAGTTACACCAAACAGAACTTCACTGAGACAGATCAAGTTAGATTGAAGGATTTTGCATTAAATCTTCATAAAAAGGGAGTAAAAGTGATGCTCTCAAATTCAAATACAAAATTCATTAGAGATATATATAAGAATAAAGCATTTACTTTATTGATAGTCAATGCCCCACGATATGTAAACTGTAAATCAGAAGGGCGAAGTGCTGTCGAGGAAGTTCTAATTAGGAGTTACTGATATGGAGCAAGGCGGTACAATCGCGAACAAAACAGGAAAACTCCTTGAAACATTTATAGAAAACCTACTGATACAAAAAGAATACAAATACGTACAAAAGAAAAGGTTTGATTCCGCAACACACATGCTGGATCAGCCAATCTATTCTAAACAATATAATGTTTGCACTGGGATTTATGACACCCCAATCCGTTGTGATTTTATTGTGTTTCATCCGGAGAAACACCCCGATCGCTTGATAATCGAGTCCAAATGGCAGCAATCTTCCGGTTCTGCAGATGAAAAGTATCCTTACACGATACATAACATAAAAGAAAAATACCCATGTGATACAGTCCTTGTTCTTGACGGCGATGGCTATAAGAAAGGGGCAGAGAAGTGGGTACGCGATCAAGTGGGTGAGAAATTGCGACACGTGTTTAACATGCGAGAATTTCAAAAGTGGGTTAATCAAGAGGGGCTATAAAAACCATAGGCATAGCATTAGGCCCATCCTACTCCGTAATCATCGCACTGCAACGCACCGAGTGGACACACTCTGAAATCATTCCCAAAACGCCTCTGCTAAGAGTGGGACTCACGTTCTGACGCCCAACATGGTTCAACTTTCTGCTAACTTGTGTGAGGGTGCTCCGGCCCGCAAATCTTCAATTGTTAGATTTTTTAGGATGTGCCTCCTAGGGCAAACTTCTCAGCGAATCAGAAGATTGCTTTCACACAAAAAAGATAAAGGGGCCCAGAAGACATTTTTTGAGGGCGCGATCCCCTTCACCCGAAGATCTTCCGGGACATCTCCAGCGCCTCGATGGCAGGCATCTTCTTCCCGGTCAGGAACTCGATCGCCGCCCCGCCGCCGGTGGAGATGTGCGTGAACTCATCCTCAAGACCGAGCCGCTCGATGGCCGCTCCGGAATGCCCGCCGCCCGCCACCGAGAACTCGACGGTCGAGGCCGCCTTCAGGATCTCGAACGTCCCGACTGCGAACTGCTCCTCTTCAAAGAGCCCGGCCGGACCGTTCACCACGACCGTCCCCGACTCGCCGATCTCCCGCGAGAGGAGGTTGATCGACTCGCTCCCGAGGTCCAGCACCTGGGCGTCCTCCGGGACGGCGTCCACCGGGTACTCCACCCGCACGCCGTCCTCGCGGACAGCGACCGAGTGCGGCATCCCGATCCGGGTCCGGTATGTCTCAAGGAGGTCTTTCGCCTTATCGACCTCGCCCAGATACCCGAGTTGCTCGATGAGTTGGGTCGAGGGCTTCCCGATATCGTAGCCTGCCGCAAGCAGGAAGACGTTCGCCACCACACCGACCACGACCACCCGGTCGGCGGTCCCCCGCTCGAGGACGTTCTGCGCGACCGCAAGCGAGTCGTCCACCTTCGTCCCGCCGAGCACGAAGGTGACGGGGCGCGGGGCGCCGGAGAAGACCCGGGAGAGGTTCGCGACCTCCTTCTCCATCAGGAGGCCGGCCACCGACGGGAGCGCAAGCGGCAGCCCCACGATCGACGGCTGCGACCGGTGCGCCGTGCCGAAAGCGTCGTTGACGTAGGAGTCGGCCATCGACGCCAGTTTCCGCACAAGGATGGTCTTCTTCGCCTCTTCCGGTTTTAGGGTCAGGTTCTCCTCGGCGGCGAACCGGAGGTTCTCGAGCATCAGGACATCCCCGCGCTTTGCGTTCCGGATAGCCTCTCGGGCGCACCGCCCGAAGATATCGTCCACGTAGGTCACCGGGCGGCCGAGCAGCCGCTCCAGTTTCGCCGCATGCGCCTCAAGCGTCGTGTAGTCCTTCTTGCCGGGCCTGCTCTGGTGCGTGAGGACGACGAGCTTGGTATCCTCAAGCGCCTGCACCGTCGGCAGATGCTCCCGGAACCTCTTGTCGTCGAGGATCTGGTTCGACGAGGGATCGATGGGGGAGTTGAAATCAACCCGCAACATCACCGTTCCCGTCAACGTTCCTGCATCAGCAAGCGTACCGATATCCACCGGGTATCACCTGTACCCTAATCAGGCACTCCGTGCCTTAATCTTTTTCAGGCGGAAGAGCTCCTCGCGTTCCATCTCGTCGAGCCGCATCTTGATGAAGTCTCTGGCCTCGGTGAGCTCCGGGATCACCTTGAACTCGAGCGCGTTCACACGCCGCTTGGTGCTCTCGATCTCATCGAGCAGCCGCTTCATGGTCGTCTCGATCTCAGCCGCCTCGATGATCGCCTCGAGCAGGTCCTCAAACGCCTCGGCGGTCTCGTCGATGACGGCGGACGTCCCGAGCATCCCGTAGCCGCGGTCGAGCACGCCCTTCCGTACCGAAGACGACTGGATCTCCGGGACGACGACGCCCATGATGTTCTTGCTCTTTAAGGAGATTGCGGGGATGTCCGCCGTCGAGAAGGCGGCGGCCTTCACCCCGATCGCACCCTCGACGGTCTCCGCGAGGGCGATCATCTCCATCGCATGCGTATAACGCTCCATCAGTGCGCCGCGGCTGTCTTTCGCCTGCTGCAGCACCTTGAAGAACTCCAGGATCAGCCCATCGCGCTTCATCTTTAAGATGTTGTAGCCGCGCTCCGAGAGTTTGATCCGTCGCTTGACGCCGATCAACTCTGAACGGGTCGGCTTGATATCTCGTAGCGCCATGGACACTTACCCCTGTGCCTTCTTCCGGTACTTCGGGTGATACTTCTGGATCAGTTCGCGGTCGATACGCACGAGCTGCTCTTCAGGCAGCGTCGCGAGGAGTTCCCAGCCGAGGTCGAGCGTCTCCTCGATCGACCGGTCCTCATACAGGCCCTGCCTGACGAACCGGTCCTCAAAGAGGTCGGCGAACTCAAGGAACATCCTGTCACGCTCCGAGAGCGCGTCCTTGCCGACGATGGCCACAAGGCCGCGGAGGTCGTTACCTTCCGCGTATGCCGCGTAGAGCTGGTCCGAGACCTTCTTGTGGTCCTCACGGGTGTGCCCCTTCCCGATACCGAGGTTCATCAGACGGGAGAGCGAGGGCAGCACGTTGATCGGCGGGTAGATACCCTTCCGGTGCAACTCACGGTTGACCACAATCTGGCCTTCGGTGATGTAGCCGGTCAGGTCCGGGATTGGGTGCGTGATATCGTCGCCCGGCATCGTCAGGATCGGGATCTGGGTCACCGAGCCCTTGACGCCCTTGATGATACCGGCACGCTCGTAGATGCTCGCAAGGTCCGTGTACATGTACCCGGGGTAACCGCGCCGGCCGGGCACTTCCTCACGGGCCGCGCCGATCTGACGGAGCGCCTCGCAGTAGTTGGTCATATCCGTCAGGATGACCAGCACATGGTAGCCGAGGTCGAACGCCAGGTACTCGGCCGTGGTGAGCGCGAGACGCGGCGTGATGATCCGCTCGACTGCCGGGTCGTCTGCAAGGTTCAGGAAGACGACCGCCCGTTCAAGGGCTCCCGTCTTCTCGAAGTCGGCCATGAAGTAGTTGGCCTCTTCCCTCGTGATACCCATGGCCGCAAAGACTACGGCGAACTCTTCCGTCGAGCCGGGCACCTTTGCCTGCCGGGCGATCTGAAGCGCCACGTCGTTGTGGGGCAGACCGGAACCCGAGAAGATCGGGAGCTTCTGACCACGGACAAGGGTGTTCGTCCCGTCGATGGTCGAGATACCCGTCTGGATGAAGTCCGCAGGGGACGCACGGGCGTAGGGGTTGATGGCCGCACCCGTGATCTCGAGCCGCTTTTCGGGCACGATCTCCGGGCCGCCGTCGATCGGCTTGCCGCCGCCGGAGAGGATACGGCCGAGCATATCCTTCCCCACCGGCATCTTGATCGTCTCGCCGGTGAAGCGGATTCCTGAATCCCTGCCGATACCTGCGGTGGTCTCAAAGACCTGGACGACCACGATCTCGTCGCTCGTGTCCAGCACCTGGCCGCGCTTGACCGTGCCGTCGGCAGTCACGATGTTGACAAGCTCGCTGTATCCCACCGGCTCCGTCTTCTCGACGAAGACCAGAGGGCCCGCGATCTGTGCAACCGTTCTGTACTCCTTCATGGTTACGCCGTCCTCATTGCGCCAAATTCAGCTTCCATATCCTTCAGGATCTTCGCAAGCACCGGCTCGTAGTCCTTGATGAACTTGATCTGCGGAAGCTCGTTCTTGCTCTTCACGGTGACGATCTGCTGCGGGGTCGCTCCGCCCGCCTGGGCAGCACGCGCAAGGTCGGCGTAGGTCTTGATCGCCTTCATCATGTCGTACTGCTTGGACATGGGACAGTAGGTATCCACCGCGTCGAAGGCGTTCTGCTGCAGGAAGATCTCACGGATCATCCTCGCCACCTCGATGGTGATCTGCTCCTCGTCGGGCAGAGCGTCGGAACCGACCAACTGGACAATCTCCTGGAGTTCGGCTTCCTTCTGGAGGACGCCCATCGCCCAGGCACGGAGGGGGTTCCACTCGGGGGAGACCTCACGGTCGTACCACTCGTTGAGCGAGTCCAGGTAGAGCGAGTAGGAGTTCAGCCAGTTGATGGCCGGGAAGTGCCGGCGCTGGGAGAGCTTCGCGTCCAGTGCCCAGAAGACCTTGACGATACGCAGAGTGTTCTGGGTGACCGGCTCTGAGAAGTCGCCGCCCGGAGGCGAGACCGCACCGATGACCGAGACCGAACCGGCCGTATCGTTCACGTTCACGACACGGCCCGCCCGCTCGTAGAACTCGGAGAGGCGTGCCGCAAGGTACGCGGGGTAACCCTCTTCGCCGGGCATCTCCTCAAGACGGCTCGAGATCTCACGCATCGCTTCAGCCCACCGAGAGGTGGAGTCTGCCATCAGGGAGACATCGTAGCCCATGTCACGGAAGTACTCGGCGATCGTGATGCCCGTATACACGGACGCCTCACGGGCCGCAACCGGCATGTTTGAGGTGTTCGCGATCAGAACCGTCCGCTCCATCAGCGGCCGGCCGGTCTTCGGGTCCTCAAGTTCCGGGAACTCAGTCAGCACCTCGGTCATCTCGTTGCCGCGCTCGCCGCAGCCGATGTAGACGACAATCTCGGCATCGGACCACTTCGCGAGCTGCTGCTGGGTGACCGTCTTGCCGCTCCCGAACGGTCCGGGGATGGCCGCCGTGCCGCCCTTGGCGATCGGGAAGAGACCGTCCAAGATCCGCTGACCGGTGATCAGCGGGACATCCGGGTTCAGTTTCTCCTTCACGGGGCGGGGCACACGAACCGGCCAGCGCTGGAGCATCGCGATCTCGGTGCCGTCCTCAAGGACGCAGATCGTCTCGTCCACCGTGAAACTGCCGCCCGAGATCTTCTTGATCTTGCCGCCCTTCGACCGGGGCGGGACCATGACCTTATGGACGATGTTCGTCTCCTGGACCGTGCCGAGGATGTCCCCGGCCTTGACGACGTCGCCGGCCTTCACCGTGGGCACGAACTCCCACTTCTTCTCGTGAGAGAGGCCGGGAGCCGAGACGCCGCGCTCGATGAAGTTGCCCATCTTGTCCACGAGCACTTCGAGCGGCCTCTGGATCCCGTCGTAGATACTGGTCAGCAGACCGGGCCCGAGCTCCACTGCGAGCGACAAACCGGTGTTCGCCACCGGTTCGCCGGGCCTGATGCCGGCGGTATCTTCGTAGACCTGGATGATGATGTTTTCACCCTGGATCTTGATGACCTCCCCCATCAGTTCCTCATTGCCGACCTTCACCACGTCGTACATGTGTGCGTCGAGACCGACAGCAGTGACGACCGGCCCTGAAATCCGTTTCAGGACTCCCTGAGTCCTGTTTTCTTTTGCTTTTTCCATTACTTCCACAGATCAACACCCACCGATCTCTTGATTCTCTCTCTCATCGACAAGCCGCCCTCTTCTCCGCCGATGGCGATCACCGTCGGCTTGACGGAGTTTTCGAGGGTGGTGCGAAGTCGCAGGGGGATCCGCTCCATGTCGCTGCCCTTCAGCACGAGAATGCCGACGTCCTTGTCTTGGAGCACCTGGTTGACGTACTCGACCAGCCGCTCGTCGGTCTCGGCCGCATAGGTCTTTCTGACGCCCGCGAGCCGGAAACCGAGGATAAATTCACTGGTACCGACAACTGCTATCTCCATACTTACATCACCAGGTAACCCTGTAGCCGCTCACCGGGGAGGTTGGCTTCCTTGCCCCGGGCGAGGGCGCGAAGGTTCGCGACCTCGTACTTCTTCTCCTCCAGGTAGACGAGGATGGGAAGGATCGAGAACGGATACCGCTTCGACATCCGCTCCATCTGATCCAGCTGGACCCGGGTCAGCGCAACCTCGATCTCATGGATGGCATGCTTCTCCCGAATCGCCTCCAGCGTGTTCAGGAGCGGGACCGCCCTCACCTGCCTCTTCAAGGCGTCGATGAACTCGTCCCGGTCTTCAAGCCCGGAAAGCCGCTGCAACTCCTCCACCGAGAACGAGCCGCCGGGAATCATCAGTTCCCGCACGTCCTCATGGACGTGCCCGGCCCGGAGGCGGAAGAGGTTCTGGATGTTCCGGATATCGATCTCGAGCTCGATGTATTTCAGGAATATATCCCCGCCCTTGACGCCTCCCTTCGCGTCGGCGATGAGCCGTGCGTAGTAGCCTTTGTAGAGTTCGTTCTCC is a window of Methanoculleus sp. 7T DNA encoding:
- a CDS encoding damage-control phosphatase ARMT1 family protein, whose translation is MRFQQGCTDCLISRVEYESRLCTDDPALIRKTVEACRDLLRRSCADPVPAPVIASRVHRLAYRMAGDADPYRALKQANNEDATAVSLAVRGDLSTFRDLALASIIGNTLDYGSQAHTVTDNFVEFFRREFAAGLTVDDTEAMEPLTSRVVYLADNCGEIVFDALLADYLKKNGSHVTFVVRGAPILNDATLADAMALGLDRRVDTLTTTTDGIAELGLNLELIPPVLADALDRATLIISKGMANYESLSDERDLPPVAYMMSVKCGPIGADIGIPVGSRVALLHE
- a CDS encoding DNA adenine methylase, with product MSERQNIQTRLDSISQRSSSSESKDRSKHYDNERQDKDGSTIPRPFVKWAGGKRCLLNDLIANLPETFEEYYEPFVGGGALFFALHNRIKKAYLSDINLDLMLVYSAIKKDPYQLLEALKIHANSHSKDYYYSIRSEHELKDPIDIAARFLYLNRTCYNGLYRVNKAGQFNVPIGDYKNPNIVQEANILACHEALKKAEIKYNEFDHIYPKKNDFVYFDPPYHPTDDASFTSYTKQNFTETDQVRLKDFALNLHKKGVKVMLSNSNTKFIRDIYKNKAFTLLIVNAPRYVNCKSEGRSAVEEVLIRSY
- a CDS encoding DpnII family type II restriction endonuclease codes for the protein MEQGGTIANKTGKLLETFIENLLIQKEYKYVQKKRFDSATHMLDQPIYSKQYNVCTGIYDTPIRCDFIVFHPEKHPDRLIIESKWQQSSGSADEKYPYTIHNIKEKYPCDTVLVLDGDGYKKGAEKWVRDQVGEKLRHVFNMREFQKWVNQEGL
- a CDS encoding phosphoglycerate kinase, with translation MDIGTLADAGTLTGTVMLRVDFNSPIDPSSNQILDDKRFREHLPTVQALEDTKLVVLTHQSRPGKKDYTTLEAHAAKLERLLGRPVTYVDDIFGRCAREAIRNAKRGDVLMLENLRFAAEENLTLKPEEAKKTILVRKLASMADSYVNDAFGTAHRSQPSIVGLPLALPSVAGLLMEKEVANLSRVFSGAPRPVTFVLGGTKVDDSLAVAQNVLERGTADRVVVVGVVANVFLLAAGYDIGKPSTQLIEQLGYLGEVDKAKDLLETYRTRIGMPHSVAVREDGVRVEYPVDAVPEDAQVLDLGSESINLLSREIGESGTVVVNGPAGLFEEEQFAVGTFEILKAASTVEFSVAGGGHSGAAIERLGLEDEFTHISTGGGAAIEFLTGKKMPAIEALEMSRKIFG
- a CDS encoding V-type ATP synthase subunit D → MALRDIKPTRSELIGVKRRIKLSERGYNILKMKRDGLILEFFKVLQQAKDSRGALMERYTHAMEMIALAETVEGAIGVKAAAFSTADIPAISLKSKNIMGVVVPEIQSSSVRKGVLDRGYGMLGTSAVIDETAEAFEDLLEAIIEAAEIETTMKRLLDEIESTKRRVNALEFKVIPELTEARDFIKMRLDEMEREELFRLKKIKARSA
- a CDS encoding ATP synthase subunit B; translated protein: MKEYRTVAQIAGPLVFVEKTEPVGYSELVNIVTADGTVKRGQVLDTSDEIVVVQVFETTAGIGRDSGIRFTGETIKMPVGKDMLGRILSGGGKPIDGGPEIVPEKRLEITGAAINPYARASPADFIQTGISTIDGTNTLVRGQKLPIFSGSGLPHNDVALQIARQAKVPGSTEEFAVVFAAMGITREEANYFMADFEKTGALERAVVFLNLADDPAVERIITPRLALTTAEYLAFDLGYHVLVILTDMTNYCEALRQIGAAREEVPGRRGYPGYMYTDLASIYERAGIIKGVKGSVTQIPILTMPGDDITHPIPDLTGYITEGQIVVNRELHRKGIYPPINVLPSLSRLMNLGIGKGHTREDHKKVSDQLYAAYAEGNDLRGLVAIVGKDALSERDRMFLEFADLFEDRFVRQGLYEDRSIEETLDLGWELLATLPEEQLVRIDRELIQKYHPKYRKKAQG
- a CDS encoding ATP synthase subunit A — encoded protein: MEKAKENRTQGVLKRISGPVVTAVGLDAHMYDVVKVGNEELMGEVIKIQGENIIIQVYEDTAGIRPGEPVANTGLSLAVELGPGLLTSIYDGIQRPLEVLVDKMGNFIERGVSAPGLSHEKKWEFVPTVKAGDVVKAGDILGTVQETNIVHKVMVPPRSKGGKIKKISGGSFTVDETICVLEDGTEIAMLQRWPVRVPRPVKEKLNPDVPLITGQRILDGLFPIAKGGTAAIPGPFGSGKTVTQQQLAKWSDAEIVVYIGCGERGNEMTEVLTEFPELEDPKTGRPLMERTVLIANTSNMPVAAREASVYTGITIAEYFRDMGYDVSLMADSTSRWAEAMREISSRLEEMPGEEGYPAYLAARLSEFYERAGRVVNVNDTAGSVSVIGAVSPPGGDFSEPVTQNTLRIVKVFWALDAKLSQRRHFPAINWLNSYSLYLDSLNEWYDREVSPEWNPLRAWAMGVLQKEAELQEIVQLVGSDALPDEEQITIEVARMIREIFLQQNAFDAVDTYCPMSKQYDMMKAIKTYADLARAAQAGGATPQQIVTVKSKNELPQIKFIKDYEPVLAKILKDMEAEFGAMRTA
- a CDS encoding V-type ATP synthase subunit F, with the protein product MEIAVVGTSEFILGFRLAGVRKTYAAETDERLVEYVNQVLQDKDVGILVLKGSDMERIPLRLRTTLENSVKPTVIAIGGEEGGLSMRERIKRSVGVDLWK